The nucleotide window GCGAAGTAGGACAAGCGATCGCTGGGGTGGTATTGAACGCCAGCCAAGCGATGCCGGCCGGCGGGACCGTGCGATTATCGGCCACTGCGGATGATACAACCATCAGCGTCATCGTTGAAGACGAAGGTGTCGGTATTCCACCCGAAGACATCGAACATATCTTTGAACCCTTCTTCACGACCAAGCAGGTCGGCGAAGGGACCGGATTGGGGCTGTCAATCGCCTACGGGATATTCGAAAAACACATGGGATCGATAAGTATCGAAAGCCAAGTGGATCTGGGAACGAAAGTGACAATGCGTTTGCCGGTGCATCAAAAAACGGCCGCCTGTGAATAGCGAGACGCACCGTGCGCCGGAATTCGATGAATTGGATTTTGCCTTAAGACTGGCGGATTTGCCTTCAATGGGTTGGAGAACACGATGGAAATGAATCATTGCGATCACCAAAGCGAGATGGTGCAACTGGTCTACGTCAGTGCCGCGACGGTTGCGTTTTCCGATGAAGACTTGGAAACGCTTTTAGCCCAGTCGCGGCGTAATAACGCCGGTATCGACGTTTCCGGCGTGCTGTTGTTTCATGAGGGGACGTTCTTGCAGGTTTTGGAAGGTACGCCAGACGCCGTTGATCGGCTGTATCAGAAGATTGCTCGCGATGGCAGGCACGATAATGTTTTGTTGCTGTCGTCACGAGCGATCACCGAACGAAATTTCGGTCAATGGAGTATGGGGTTTCTGAGTGGCTTGAACACTTTGGAAGAACTGCCCGGCTTTGTCGACTTCTTTCGCGGTCAACGGCTGACCGATCTCAACGGCGACAGCAAACGTGTGTCGCAGATACTGGATGGCTTTCGAAGGGGACGCTGGCGACGCAGTCTTTCCGAGACCAACGACCGGCAGCCCGGTCCAAATCGTCTCGCAACGACACCGTAAAAGGTCGTTTCGGTCGCCACATAACGAGGCACTGTTTATCAATTCAACACGAAGGCCAATGAGAACGGTAACCCGACGCGCCGGCGAGGAATTCTTGATGAATGAATAACTTCGGCCCCTCGCTGACGCTTCGGATTACCAATTGATCGGCAGTGCCAAGTCCATGACGGTATCGACGGCGATCACCATCGCAGGGCGTTTTCTCTTGTCCATTTTCTACGCATCCAACAAGGGCCAATTCGATGAAGGGCATTGTATTTACCGAACTGATCGAGATGGTCGAAGACGATCTGGGGATCGAGATCGCGGATCGAATGATTTCCACGTCAGGGACATCGAACGAGGGTGCCTACACCGCCGTCGGTAGCTATGACCATGCCGAGCTGATTCAACTAGTCCTTGCTTTGTCGGATCAGACAGGAGTCCCCGTTCCGGAGTTGGTGCAGACATTTGGGCGGCATTTGTTTAAGCGTTTTTCGCAACTGTATCCACAGTTCTTCGAACACGCACAGTCCGCCTTTGATTTTCTGCCGCTGGTGGAAACCTATATCCATGTGGAGGTGCGAAAACTGTATCCCGATGCGGAACTGCCCACATTCGACTGCGGGATTCATGAAGGAAACTTGACGATGCACTATCAATCCTCGCGCCCATTCGCCGACTTGGCCGAGGGATTGGTTCGTGCGTGTGTCGATCACTTCGGTGATGAAGTGATGGTGGTTCGCGAAGACCTGGGGGACGGAAATGGGACCGAAGCGTGCTTCTGTCTGACGCCCGTCGACCAACATCGTCATGGTGAAGTTCAGGCGTATGTCTGATGACCTTCTACTCCAGCGACGTTTCGAGCGTGAACGCAAGGCTCGCAAAGAGGCGGAACGTCTGTTGGAGCAAAAATCGATCGAGATCTTTCACGCGAACCAGCGACTGGATGGTTTGGCGAGGCAAACCCGTGCCATTGTGGAAACCGCCGCGGAGGGAATCGTCACGTATTCGCACGACGGTCGGATTGATCTGTTCAATCGCTCGGCCGCAAGAATCTTCGAGCGCGATGACGCGAACGAGATCGGCATTCGTCAGTTGTTCAAGATGACGCAGAATCTGGAACAAGTCCTCTTTCCCCAGCAGTCTGGTTTATCGCCTATCGAAGGTGGCCATGACGCTGAACCGGTCGAAATCCAAGGTGTCACTCAGGGCGGACGTCAGTTTTGTGCTGAAGTCGCCATCAGCCGAAGCGGTGCGGGTGATGACTCGCAATACACGATGCTGGTACGTGACCTGACTCGCAAGAAAACTCTGGAAGCCCGCCTGGCACAAGCCCAAAAGATGGAATCGGTCGGCCAGTTGGCGTCGGGGATTGCACACGAGATCAATACGCCGATTCAGTTTGTCAATGACAACATGTTGTTTCTGGAAGGTGCTTTCGGGGACCTCGGAAAGTTGCTGGATCTGTTCGATCTTCTGGCCAAGCGCGTCGAGAACGGTGAGGCGGCGGACGATTTGATCGAGAGGATTCGAACGGAGCAGGAGTTGGCAGACCTGCCGTTCTTGCGAAGCGAGTTTCCCGGTGCGATTGCCCAGTCGCTGGAAGGAATCCAACGGGTGGCGACCATCGTTCGTGCCATGAAGGAGTTCTCGCAAACCTCCACCGAAAACAAGACGGCGACTCAGCTGAACCGAATGATCGAGAATTCACTGACCGTGATACGCAACCAGGCCGACCAGATCGCGAACATTGAAACAGAATTGGATCCCGAGGTTGGTGATGTGGTTTGCTTATCCGGCCCGGTCAGCCAGTGTCTTTTGAACGTGATCAACAATTCATTGGAGGCGATCCAGGAACAGGGGGCTTCCCAGATCGGATGCGTTCGTGTTTCCAGTCATGCCCGGGCCGAAGCGGTGGAGATTCGGGTGCAGGACAACGGGCCAGGCGTGCCCGCGAAGATCCGCGACCGAATTTTTGAACCATTCTTCACCACCAAGGAAGTGGGTAAGGGGATGGGGCAAGGCTTGTCGTTTGTCTACGACACCATCGTGACCAAGCACGGTGGCGAAATTGATATTGAACCCGTTCCATGTGGCGGTACCTGCGTGCGAATGCGCCTGCCCACCGCGATTGGTGTATCTGGTTAGAAACGGTGCATTCGGATGTGCGGGAAATATGGCAGCAAGCAGATTTCACCCTGATCTGTTTTGGCAGGGGCTGGTCGCAACTGATCACGAAAGCCCGGATGTTGTTCGTCTGGCCGACCCCAGAGTGCTGAGGGATACCCGCGGCGATCTCTTAATTCTCGAACGGGTGATGTCTCGGTGACTTGCGGCGTTCGAAACGCTGCAGCGATCGCTACCGATCAGCGTTATGCTTGTCTTGCGGTGCGATAGGAATTCCTCA belongs to Crateriforma spongiae and includes:
- a CDS encoding BLUF domain-containing protein, with product MNHCDHQSEMVQLVYVSAATVAFSDEDLETLLAQSRRNNAGIDVSGVLLFHEGTFLQVLEGTPDAVDRLYQKIARDGRHDNVLLLSSRAITERNFGQWSMGFLSGLNTLEELPGFVDFFRGQRLTDLNGDSKRVSQILDGFRRGRWRRSLSETNDRQPGPNRLATTP
- a CDS encoding heme NO-binding domain-containing protein; translation: MKGIVFTELIEMVEDDLGIEIADRMISTSGTSNEGAYTAVGSYDHAELIQLVLALSDQTGVPVPELVQTFGRHLFKRFSQLYPQFFEHAQSAFDFLPLVETYIHVEVRKLYPDAELPTFDCGIHEGNLTMHYQSSRPFADLAEGLVRACVDHFGDEVMVVREDLGDGNGTEACFCLTPVDQHRHGEVQAYV
- a CDS encoding sensor histidine kinase, translating into MSDDLLLQRRFERERKARKEAERLLEQKSIEIFHANQRLDGLARQTRAIVETAAEGIVTYSHDGRIDLFNRSAARIFERDDANEIGIRQLFKMTQNLEQVLFPQQSGLSPIEGGHDAEPVEIQGVTQGGRQFCAEVAISRSGAGDDSQYTMLVRDLTRKKTLEARLAQAQKMESVGQLASGIAHEINTPIQFVNDNMLFLEGAFGDLGKLLDLFDLLAKRVENGEAADDLIERIRTEQELADLPFLRSEFPGAIAQSLEGIQRVATIVRAMKEFSQTSTENKTATQLNRMIENSLTVIRNQADQIANIETELDPEVGDVVCLSGPVSQCLLNVINNSLEAIQEQGASQIGCVRVSSHARAEAVEIRVQDNGPGVPAKIRDRIFEPFFTTKEVGKGMGQGLSFVYDTIVTKHGGEIDIEPVPCGGTCVRMRLPTAIGVSG